One Tenrec ecaudatus isolate mTenEca1 chromosome 12, mTenEca1.hap1, whole genome shotgun sequence DNA segment encodes these proteins:
- the LOC142422822 gene encoding olfactory receptor 1f45-like, with amino-acid sequence MDRNWTNHSSVSEFLLLGLFWKPQQQQILFVLFLIMYLGTVLGNLLIILAISTDSRLHSPMYFFLSNLSFVDLCLSSTIVPNMLTNHIQSSQTISFPGCLTQMYFFILFIVLDNFLLAVMAYDRFVAVCHPLHYTTKMTHQLCALMVTGSWGIVNVHALLHTLLMAQLSFCADNRIPHFYCDVNALLKLSCSDTHLNEMMIHTEGVLIMVTPFVFILVSYICITTAVLRVPSTKGKWKAFSTCGSHLAVVSIFYGTIFAVYFSLSLTHSAENDIAAAVMYTVVTPMLNPFIYSLRNKDMKGALKKIICINVFSFQQ; translated from the coding sequence ATGGACAGGAATTGGACCAACCATTCAAGTGTCTCCGAGTTTCTCCTCCTGGGCCTCTTCTGGAAGCCCCAGCAGCAGCAGATACTCTTTGTGCTCTTCCTGATCATGTACTTGGGGACAGTCCTGGgaaacctgctcatcatcctggccatcagCACAGACTCCCGCCTGCACagccccatgtacttcttcctcagcaACCTGTCCTTTGTGGACCTCTGTCTCTCCTCTACCATAGTCCCCAATATGCTGACCAATCACATACAAAGCAGTCAGACCATCTCCTTCCCTGGGTGTCTCACACAGAtgtattttttcattttgtttattgttttggaCAATTTCCTCCTGGCTGTGATGGCCTATGATCGCTTTGTTGCTGTATGTCACCCTTTACACTATACAACAAAGATGACCCATCAGCTCTGTGCCTTGATGGTCACAGGGTCTTGGGGCATTGTCAATGTGCatgctctgttgcataccctgCTGATGGCTCAACTATCATTCTGTGCTGACAACAGGATCCCCCACTTCTACTGTGATGTGAATGCTCTCCTGAAACtctcctgctctgacacacacctcaATGAGATGATGATTCATACTGAGGGGGTTCTGATAATGGTCACCCCATTTGTTTTCATCCTGGTTTCCTACATTTGCATCACCACTGCTGTCCTGAGAGTCCCATCCACAAAGGGCAAGTGgaaagccttctccacctgtggTTCCCACCTGGCTGTGGTTTCCATCTTTTATGGCACCATCTTTGCTGTGTATTTTAGCCTGTCACTCACCCACTCAGCTGAAAATGACATTGCAGCTGCTGTGATGTACACGGTGGTAACCCCCATGCTGAACCCTTTCATCTACAGCCTCAGGAACAAGGACATGAAAGGGGCACTAAAAAAAATAATATGTAttaatgttttttcttttcaACAATGA